One Pyrus communis chromosome 4, drPyrComm1.1, whole genome shotgun sequence genomic region harbors:
- the LOC137732672 gene encoding CASP-like protein 1E2, with product IENKYSGSNSGMEQQKEVKIANQRGATCEPLLRILALVLTLTASIVLGVSKQTEIVTMKVIPTLPPIDIPATAKWHYLSAFVYLVVADVIACAYAAFSLVLLFANRGKKNRLGLVIIMLDLTMVALLFSAIGSTGAIGLMGYQGNTHVQWNKVCNVFGKFCHHVAASATLSLLGSLAFFFLIVLAVLGLSRTSN from the exons ATCGAGAATAAGTATAGTGGGAGCAATAGTGGGATGGAACAGCAAAAGGAAGTGAAGATAGCAAACCAAAGAGGTGCGACATGTGAGCCACTTCTGAGGATTTTGGCCTTGGTGCTAACTCTTACGGCTTCTATTGTTCTTGGAGTCAGTAAGCAAACCGAAATTGTAACGATGAAGGTCATCCCAACCTTGCCTCCTATTGATATTCCTGCTACGGCTAAGTGGCATTACTTATCTGCTTTTGT GTACCTTGTGGTAGCAGATGTCATAGCATGCGCATATGCAGCATTTTCCCTAGTCCTTTTGTTTGCGAATCGGGGAAAGAAAAATAGGTTAGGGCTGGTGATCATCATGCTTGATCTGACGATGGTGGCGTTGCTCTTCTCCGCCATTGGATCCACTGGGGCAATTGGTCTGATGGGGTACCAAGGGAATACACACGTGCAATGGAACAAGGTTTGCAATGTTTTCGGAAAATTCTGCCACCATGTCGCGGCCTCAGCCACCCTGTCCTTGCTTGGATCTCTGGCATTCTTCTTCCTTATTGTGCTTGCTGTTCTAGGCCTTAGCAGGACGTCTAACTAG